Proteins from one Microbacterium sp. Root553 genomic window:
- a CDS encoding cupin domain-containing protein codes for MEHDDRSASRSESPSLGDPDLPQEGEVNIADRPQSNTMTGPQNEVIESQFPNQMHAPATDISTQPFFWSSFNISPRRVQRGGWARELTKQDFHISDEIAGVNMYLEPGGIRELHWHQTAEWAVMTRGKARVTTLSRSGLPAVEDVEEGDLWFFPAGTPHSLQGLGPDGAEFVLAFDDGDQSESNTLLLTDWFAHTPPEVLAKNFGVAQEVFSDIPLHNLWIFPGEEPPALEVDQAAAGVEWGMEPVIFRLSRSKPLYENSGGSIQIADSTNYAYSGTVAAALVTVQPGSMRELHWHPNADEWQYYLRGSARMTVFNTGPHANTTDFRAGDVGVVRKNLGHYIENTGDDVLQFLEVFRTDRYEEISLANWLAHVPPQLVSAHLNIDPAVLATFPRGAQGITPLP; via the coding sequence ATGGAACACGATGACCGGTCCGCCTCGCGCTCGGAGTCGCCCAGTCTCGGCGACCCCGACCTTCCGCAGGAGGGGGAGGTGAACATCGCCGACCGCCCGCAGAGCAACACGATGACCGGCCCGCAGAACGAGGTCATCGAGTCGCAGTTCCCGAATCAGATGCACGCACCGGCCACGGACATCAGCACGCAGCCGTTCTTCTGGTCGTCATTCAACATCTCACCCCGCCGGGTGCAGCGCGGCGGATGGGCGCGGGAGCTCACCAAGCAGGACTTCCACATCTCCGACGAGATCGCCGGAGTGAACATGTACCTCGAGCCCGGCGGCATCCGCGAACTGCACTGGCACCAGACCGCCGAGTGGGCGGTCATGACCCGGGGCAAAGCACGGGTGACCACCCTCAGCCGGTCGGGCCTTCCCGCGGTGGAGGATGTGGAGGAGGGCGACCTGTGGTTCTTCCCCGCCGGCACCCCGCACTCCCTGCAGGGCCTCGGCCCTGACGGGGCCGAGTTCGTGCTCGCGTTCGACGACGGCGACCAGTCCGAGTCGAACACGCTGCTGCTGACCGACTGGTTCGCCCACACCCCGCCCGAGGTGCTCGCGAAGAACTTCGGCGTCGCCCAGGAGGTGTTCTCCGACATCCCCCTGCACAACCTCTGGATCTTCCCCGGCGAAGAGCCACCCGCGCTCGAGGTCGACCAGGCCGCCGCGGGCGTGGAATGGGGGATGGAGCCGGTCATCTTCCGGTTGTCGCGATCGAAGCCGCTGTATGAGAACTCCGGAGGCAGCATCCAGATCGCCGACTCGACCAACTACGCGTACTCGGGCACGGTCGCCGCCGCACTCGTGACGGTGCAGCCGGGGTCGATGCGGGAGCTGCACTGGCACCCGAACGCCGACGAATGGCAGTACTACCTGCGCGGCTCCGCCCGGATGACCGTGTTCAACACCGGCCCGCACGCGAACACGACCGACTTCCGCGCCGGCGACGTGGGCGTCGTGCGCAAGAACCTCGGCCACTACATCGAGAACACCGGTGACGACGTGCTGCAGTTCCTCGAAGTGTTCCGCACCGACAGGTACGAGGAGATCTCGCTCGCGAACTGGCTCGCGCACGTGCCGCCGCAGCTCGTCTCCGCGCACCTGAACATCGACCCCGCCGTGCTCGCCACGTT
- a CDS encoding MFS transporter codes for MIRSGTAVVADDARAGWRSGFAPLALPLFRLVWLASIVSNIGSWMQTVGAQWLLVQDDSSPLLVALVQTASAAPVLLFAIPAGVIGEFLNRRLVLLWSQSVQLAVVLGLTYLTAVGQTTTLILLASTFVLGIISAIQLPAFQALVPDIVPAKLLIDAASLSSIGVNIARAVGPAVAGLVVSQFGVAAVFLLNALSFLVFLGVLFFWKTYRPPAIRPEPFGDATRAGIRYVRHSRIVRAILLRLAVFLIPANALWALLPTIAKNSLGFSASGYGLLLAALGAGSIIGAFVLPWARRVGAVNGVVLASSVVFGAGLVVLVVSPTLWITIPALVATGLAWIGVIATINGTIQTFLPVWVRTRGLSFYQLVLFGCTAVGSAGAGMLAAVTDPGLVVVGAGVLCALGGLSLLVRPLPATAGMGRGIVEVPGIDDRPRPGHDDDAAVLVLIRYRVRPEQRQEFLALIHGVEQTRLRTGAREWHVYEDVDDTGAVVEAYTVGSWREHVSQHEGRTTEFDADVIAKARAMSETAPEITHLLELPRPPHHRRATPAHE; via the coding sequence ATGATCAGAAGCGGCACGGCCGTCGTCGCTGACGATGCCCGTGCCGGGTGGCGCTCCGGGTTCGCGCCGCTGGCCCTTCCTCTCTTCCGTCTGGTGTGGTTGGCGTCGATCGTCAGCAACATCGGGAGCTGGATGCAGACGGTCGGCGCGCAGTGGCTGCTGGTGCAGGACGACAGCTCGCCGTTGCTGGTGGCGCTCGTGCAGACGGCGTCGGCGGCGCCGGTGCTCCTGTTCGCGATCCCCGCCGGAGTCATCGGCGAGTTCCTCAATCGTCGCCTCGTCCTGCTGTGGTCGCAGAGCGTCCAGCTCGCGGTCGTGCTCGGGCTGACCTACCTGACGGCGGTCGGACAGACCACCACGCTGATCCTGTTGGCGTCGACGTTCGTGCTGGGCATCATCTCCGCCATCCAACTGCCCGCATTCCAGGCGCTGGTGCCCGACATCGTTCCCGCGAAGCTCCTGATCGATGCGGCGAGCCTCTCATCGATCGGCGTGAACATCGCGCGAGCCGTGGGACCGGCGGTCGCCGGGCTCGTGGTCTCGCAGTTCGGAGTCGCGGCCGTGTTCCTGCTCAACGCGCTCTCATTCCTCGTCTTCCTGGGCGTCCTGTTCTTCTGGAAGACGTACCGGCCGCCGGCGATCCGGCCGGAGCCCTTCGGCGATGCGACACGCGCGGGCATCCGCTACGTGCGGCATTCGCGGATCGTGCGCGCCATCCTGCTCCGCCTCGCCGTCTTCCTGATCCCCGCGAACGCGCTGTGGGCGCTGCTGCCGACGATCGCCAAGAACTCCCTGGGGTTCTCCGCGAGCGGCTACGGGCTTCTGCTGGCCGCACTCGGAGCGGGGTCGATCATCGGCGCATTCGTCCTGCCGTGGGCGCGCCGGGTCGGTGCCGTCAACGGTGTCGTCCTCGCCTCGTCGGTGGTCTTCGGCGCGGGTCTCGTCGTCCTCGTGGTGTCACCCACCCTCTGGATCACCATCCCGGCGCTCGTGGCGACCGGTCTCGCGTGGATCGGGGTGATCGCCACCATCAACGGGACCATTCAGACCTTCCTTCCCGTATGGGTGCGCACCCGGGGCCTCTCGTTCTATCAGCTGGTGCTTTTCGGGTGCACGGCCGTCGGCTCTGCGGGAGCGGGCATGCTCGCTGCGGTCACGGATCCGGGTCTCGTCGTCGTCGGAGCCGGCGTGCTGTGCGCGCTCGGCGGGTTGTCGCTGCTCGTGCGGCCGCTGCCGGCGACAGCCGGGATGGGGCGCGGGATCGTGGAGGTGCCGGGGATCGACGACCGTCCGCGCCCGGGACACGATGACGACGCGGCGGTGCTGGTCCTCATCCGCTATCGCGTGCGCCCCGAGCAGCGTCAGGAGTTCCTCGCGCTCATACACGGTGTCGAGCAGACGCGTCTGCGCACCGGTGCGCGGGAATGGCACGTGTACGAAGACGTCGACGACACCGGGGCGGTCGTCGAGGCCTACACGGTCGGCTCCTGGCGGGAGCACGTGAGCCAGCACGAGGGGCGCACCACGGAGTTCGACGCCGACGTGATCGCGAAGGCACGAGCCATGAGCGAGACCGCACCCGAGATCACGCACCTGCTGGAGCTTCCGCGGCCTCCTCATCACCGCCGCGCCACCCCCGCTCACGAGTAG
- a CDS encoding helix-turn-helix domain-containing protein, which translates to MTISDVTAGPVSPTEREIARQLGSSLNRRVVIPESGAAPSDGASRAEVLSVPVFDDGTAVAIIEIDLGDGSSLTANEFEAVDAASALVRMARRRTSGSSRADRESVMTHLLDADESVRREAYARALRQRWVHRDAGTVVRAVLIDAAVTEVERIAFGRHLAHLRPVPAHFIALEAGMVVLVGQPSDGDLTDELLREATRRGLRILGIGSASPATGDGDLRSAADEAAIAASLAAALPQFHPSVDASELGGWRLLATASADPGALRIISPAAHFLYSQTDDSQRLTVETYLDVGANVVAACQILFLHRTTLYYRLDRMPPVVKDALDDGVKRSTLHLALKLIRLWESTGRL; encoded by the coding sequence ATGACGATCAGCGATGTCACAGCCGGCCCCGTGTCTCCGACGGAGCGCGAGATCGCGCGGCAGCTCGGATCCTCTCTGAACCGTCGCGTCGTGATACCCGAGTCCGGGGCCGCGCCGTCTGACGGCGCGTCGCGAGCAGAGGTGCTCTCGGTCCCGGTGTTCGATGACGGCACGGCGGTCGCGATCATCGAGATCGACCTCGGCGACGGATCATCTCTCACAGCGAACGAGTTCGAAGCCGTCGACGCGGCATCGGCACTCGTGCGGATGGCTCGTCGGCGCACCTCGGGATCCTCACGAGCGGACCGCGAGTCCGTCATGACACACCTGCTGGACGCCGACGAATCGGTGCGTCGAGAGGCGTACGCCCGTGCGCTGCGGCAGAGGTGGGTGCACCGAGACGCGGGAACCGTCGTGCGCGCCGTGCTGATCGATGCCGCCGTCACGGAGGTCGAACGCATCGCGTTCGGTCGTCACCTCGCCCATCTGCGTCCGGTCCCCGCGCACTTCATCGCGCTCGAGGCCGGCATGGTCGTCCTCGTCGGGCAGCCCTCCGACGGCGACCTCACCGACGAGCTGCTGCGCGAGGCGACCAGACGCGGGTTGCGCATTCTCGGAATCGGCTCGGCCTCCCCGGCGACCGGCGACGGAGACCTGCGCAGCGCGGCGGACGAGGCGGCGATCGCGGCGTCCCTCGCGGCCGCACTCCCCCAGTTCCACCCGTCCGTCGACGCGAGCGAACTCGGCGGATGGCGGCTGCTCGCCACCGCATCCGCCGACCCCGGCGCACTCCGGATCATCTCGCCGGCCGCGCACTTCCTCTACTCGCAGACCGACGACAGTCAGCGCCTGACGGTCGAGACGTATCTCGACGTCGGCGCCAACGTGGTCGCCGCGTGTCAGATCCTCTTCCTCCATCGCACGACCCTCTACTACCGGCTCGATCGAATGCCCCCGGTCGTGAAAGACGCGCTCGATGACGGCGTGAAACGCAGCACCCTGCACCTGGCGCTGAAGCTCATCCGTCTCTGGGAATCGACCGGCCGATTGTGA
- a CDS encoding helix-turn-helix domain-containing protein produces MIEPSPFGRLLRSLRVGHNLTLEALAAQSGVSVRTIGDLERGASASPQRRTVDALADGLGLDAADRHAFLRAARARPRAPLPVEGHGAISPHRVFDFSGRDAEIDEALAVLCGQVPAGTQRPALIISGAPGIGKTTVAIEILERARASTGLPVVFLGLDGYGASPLTPLQVMTALLRQLPGAEQRPPADLADARTRWRSAVDHSAVSVLLDNVANEAQIRPILSICAGDVVVVTSRRSLAGLEGVQRVRLGPLRRAESITFLHRLIPQAVEDDEALDEVAGLCDDVPLALRVVGNRIASRPAWTVADLLRRLRTSEDRLRLLVAGDLAVEAAISLSYDELDPRTAALFRWISLIDGRTFGAHLAAATVRSSDLSEVEARLDDLTDLGMLEAGGGDRYRLHDLMRLFGRSKLHASVGADEVSRRRDHMRSWLLGSLERAGAWYEPNREPTTLARTGRGFADAEAAAEWIRAEAEHWWPAYTEAAQLGEDETVCDVADALHWYSDIWMPWGNWHRFYSLAASAARRLEDPGKEAAQLGYVAWAEIVEVGDREQAVVTARAALAAALRAGDSAQEGWAQYYIGWASMGVDRLVDADAAALAAAEAFRTAGETTGLENALVLSSMVKGKRGQYLEAIEATEATLRRVRSTETADTLTSIVTQFAACLDLIDAYCAVGRLQDAMRIGELGIAIARELKDDTRVLLMMRRHIRALIQAGEGEAAIAEADEALRLLGPGSSEAFIFARVRREVSLVGTPGSSAADSSPA; encoded by the coding sequence GTGATCGAACCTTCACCCTTCGGACGGCTGCTGCGGTCGTTGCGAGTGGGGCACAACCTGACCCTCGAAGCGCTCGCCGCCCAGTCGGGGGTGAGCGTGCGAACGATCGGCGACCTCGAGCGGGGCGCGAGCGCGTCTCCGCAGCGACGCACCGTCGACGCGCTGGCCGACGGGCTCGGCCTCGATGCCGCGGATCGGCACGCGTTCCTGCGAGCGGCCCGTGCCCGCCCGCGTGCCCCGCTGCCGGTCGAGGGGCACGGAGCGATATCGCCGCACCGTGTGTTCGACTTCTCGGGTCGCGACGCCGAGATCGATGAGGCGCTGGCGGTCCTCTGCGGGCAGGTGCCCGCGGGCACCCAGCGTCCGGCGCTGATCATCAGCGGAGCGCCGGGCATCGGCAAGACGACCGTGGCGATCGAGATCCTCGAGCGCGCACGAGCGTCGACCGGGCTTCCGGTGGTGTTCCTCGGACTCGACGGATACGGCGCCTCGCCCCTCACACCGCTGCAGGTGATGACCGCTCTGCTGCGTCAGCTTCCCGGGGCCGAGCAGAGGCCGCCCGCGGATCTTGCAGACGCCCGGACCCGGTGGCGGTCCGCCGTGGACCACTCCGCGGTCTCGGTGCTGCTCGACAACGTCGCGAACGAAGCCCAGATCCGCCCGATCCTCTCGATCTGCGCCGGCGATGTCGTCGTCGTGACGTCCCGGCGGAGCCTGGCCGGGCTCGAGGGCGTGCAGCGGGTGCGTCTCGGTCCGCTCCGTCGAGCAGAGAGCATCACCTTTCTGCACCGCCTGATCCCGCAGGCTGTCGAAGACGATGAAGCTCTCGACGAGGTGGCGGGTCTCTGCGACGACGTGCCGCTCGCGCTGCGGGTCGTGGGCAACCGCATCGCCAGTCGGCCCGCCTGGACCGTCGCCGACCTGCTCCGACGGCTGCGGACGTCGGAGGATCGACTGCGCCTTCTGGTCGCCGGTGACCTGGCGGTCGAGGCGGCCATCTCGCTCTCCTACGACGAGCTCGACCCGCGCACGGCTGCGCTGTTCCGCTGGATCTCGCTGATCGACGGGAGGACGTTCGGTGCGCACCTCGCCGCGGCGACGGTGCGCTCTTCCGATCTCTCGGAGGTGGAGGCGCGGCTCGACGACCTCACCGATCTCGGGATGCTCGAAGCGGGCGGCGGAGACCGCTACCGTCTGCATGACCTGATGCGCCTGTTCGGGCGGAGCAAGCTGCATGCCTCGGTGGGCGCGGACGAGGTGTCGCGTCGCCGCGACCACATGCGGTCATGGCTGCTCGGCAGTCTCGAACGCGCCGGCGCGTGGTACGAGCCGAACAGGGAACCGACGACGCTCGCTCGCACGGGGCGCGGATTCGCCGATGCCGAGGCCGCGGCGGAGTGGATCCGCGCCGAGGCCGAGCACTGGTGGCCGGCCTACACGGAGGCCGCGCAGCTCGGCGAGGACGAGACGGTCTGCGACGTCGCCGACGCGCTGCACTGGTACTCGGACATCTGGATGCCGTGGGGCAACTGGCACCGGTTCTACTCGCTCGCGGCGAGCGCGGCGCGGCGCCTCGAGGATCCCGGCAAAGAGGCCGCACAGCTCGGATATGTCGCCTGGGCCGAGATCGTCGAGGTGGGGGACCGGGAGCAGGCGGTCGTCACCGCGCGTGCCGCGCTGGCCGCAGCGCTGCGCGCCGGGGACTCCGCGCAGGAGGGCTGGGCCCAGTACTACATCGGCTGGGCGAGCATGGGCGTGGATCGCCTCGTCGACGCGGATGCGGCGGCTCTCGCGGCCGCCGAGGCGTTTCGCACCGCGGGAGAGACGACGGGTCTGGAGAATGCCCTGGTGCTGTCGTCCATGGTCAAGGGCAAGCGTGGGCAGTACCTCGAGGCGATCGAGGCCACGGAGGCCACTCTCCGCCGGGTGCGTTCCACCGAGACCGCCGACACCCTCACCAGCATCGTCACCCAGTTCGCGGCGTGTCTGGATCTGATCGACGCCTACTGCGCGGTCGGACGGCTGCAGGATGCGATGCGCATCGGAGAGCTGGGCATCGCCATCGCTCGCGAGCTGAAGGACGACACCCGCGTTCTGCTGATGATGCGCCGGCACATCCGAGCGCTCATCCAGGCGGGCGAGGGCGAGGCCGCGATCGCTGAGGCGGATGAAGCGCTGCGCCTTCTGGGTCCCGGCAGCAGCGAGGCGTTCATCTTCGCCCGAGTGCGCCGGGAGGTGTCGTTGGTCGGCACGCCGGGGTCGTCCGCAGCGGACTCGTCGCCGGCATGA
- a CDS encoding MFS transporter: MSNARISHGAGFWVVACAFLLVMAYATVPTPLYPLYQQADGFPVSVITMIFAAFAVGVVLSLFLLGHVSDWMGRRRMLVIAILIAALSAVLFLLWHDVPGLLAARLVNGASVGILTATATAHLGELRAQARPDEHVIVAASVAGAANLGGLAFGPLVGGLFAEFLPAPLMLPHAVFLIVLLVAAIAVACVPETVTPPEEPRRYRPQRIAAPPRSRSAFVAAGFGAFAGFALFGLFTSLAPTILVSTFDEHDHLVAGLTACSVFAAAATGQVVLARLPLRMQLTIAAVCCALGLVAVAVGTLVPSLAVFIGGGIVAGVGVGLLFKSSVATAAGLAEPGRRGETLALIFLIAYCGLALPVLAIGVILTFASQTTVLLVFISVVLVATVSAATVMRRAGLDPAPRVAQ, encoded by the coding sequence ATGTCGAACGCTCGCATCTCGCACGGTGCGGGATTCTGGGTCGTCGCGTGCGCCTTCCTGCTCGTCATGGCTTACGCGACCGTGCCCACACCGCTGTATCCGCTCTACCAGCAGGCCGACGGGTTCCCCGTCTCGGTCATCACGATGATCTTCGCCGCGTTCGCGGTCGGCGTCGTCCTCAGCCTCTTCCTGCTCGGACACGTGAGCGACTGGATGGGGCGGCGGCGGATGCTGGTGATCGCGATCCTCATCGCGGCGCTCAGCGCCGTGCTGTTCCTGCTGTGGCACGACGTGCCGGGTCTTCTCGCAGCGCGGCTGGTGAACGGCGCGAGCGTCGGCATCCTCACCGCCACCGCCACCGCCCATCTGGGAGAGCTGCGTGCGCAGGCGAGGCCCGACGAGCACGTCATCGTGGCGGCGTCCGTCGCCGGTGCGGCGAACCTCGGCGGGCTGGCATTCGGGCCCCTGGTCGGCGGTCTGTTCGCCGAGTTCCTGCCCGCGCCGCTGATGCTGCCGCACGCGGTGTTCCTCATCGTGCTGCTCGTGGCGGCGATCGCCGTCGCCTGCGTGCCCGAGACCGTGACGCCCCCAGAGGAGCCGCGACGGTATCGACCCCAGCGCATCGCCGCGCCGCCACGCTCGCGGTCGGCGTTCGTCGCCGCAGGTTTCGGCGCCTTCGCGGGCTTCGCGCTCTTCGGACTGTTCACATCGCTCGCGCCGACCATCCTCGTCAGCACCTTCGACGAGCACGACCACCTCGTCGCCGGCCTGACCGCATGCTCGGTGTTCGCCGCCGCGGCCACGGGCCAGGTGGTGCTCGCGCGTCTGCCGCTGAGAATGCAGCTCACGATCGCGGCGGTCTGCTGCGCCCTGGGCCTCGTCGCCGTCGCCGTGGGGACTCTGGTGCCGTCGCTCGCGGTCTTCATCGGAGGGGGCATCGTCGCGGGTGTCGGCGTGGGGCTGCTGTTCAAATCGTCGGTGGCCACAGCCGCGGGACTCGCCGAGCCGGGGCGCCGCGGCGAGACTCTCGCTCTGATCTTTCTCATCGCGTACTGCGGGCTCGCTCTGCCGGTGCTCGCGATCGGCGTGATCCTCACCTTCGCCTCCCAGACGACCGTGCTCCTCGTGTTCATCTCGGTCGTCCTCGTCGCGACGGTCTCGGCGGCGACGGTGATGCGCCGCGCTGGCCTCGATCCGGCGCCGCGCGTTGCGCAGTGA
- a CDS encoding alpha/beta fold hydrolase, producing the protein MAFVTTDDGAEIYYKDWGSPDAQPIMFHHGWPLSSDDWDTQMLYFLDKGYRVVASDRRGHGRSSQIGTGHDMDHYASDASAVVEHLDLHDAIHIGHSTGGGQVARYVAKFGQPQGRVAKAVLVSSVPPLMVQTDGNPDGLPLSVFDGFRDGLAANRAEFFQAVASGPFYGFNREGVELSEPVVANWWRQGMTGSALAHYAGIKAFSETDQTDDLTAITVPVLVLQGDDDQIVPYKDAALKQHELLSDSTLKIYEGFPHGMLTTHADVINPDILAFIQQ; encoded by the coding sequence ATGGCGTTCGTGACCACGGATGATGGCGCAGAGATCTACTACAAGGACTGGGGCAGCCCCGACGCGCAGCCCATCATGTTCCACCACGGTTGGCCGCTCTCGTCGGACGACTGGGACACCCAGATGCTGTACTTCCTCGACAAGGGCTACCGCGTCGTGGCCAGCGACCGCCGCGGGCACGGTCGGTCGTCGCAGATCGGCACCGGTCACGACATGGACCACTACGCCAGTGACGCCTCGGCGGTGGTCGAGCACCTCGACCTCCACGACGCGATCCACATCGGGCACTCGACGGGTGGCGGGCAGGTCGCACGGTATGTGGCGAAGTTCGGGCAGCCGCAGGGACGCGTCGCCAAGGCCGTGCTCGTCTCTTCCGTGCCTCCGCTGATGGTGCAGACCGACGGCAACCCCGACGGCCTTCCGCTGTCGGTGTTCGACGGCTTCCGGGACGGCCTGGCGGCCAACCGCGCCGAGTTCTTCCAGGCGGTGGCGTCCGGACCCTTCTACGGATTCAACCGTGAGGGCGTGGAGCTCTCCGAACCCGTCGTCGCCAACTGGTGGCGTCAGGGGATGACGGGCAGCGCGCTCGCTCACTACGCCGGCATCAAGGCCTTCTCCGAGACCGATCAGACCGACGATCTCACGGCGATCACCGTGCCCGTGCTCGTGCTCCAGGGCGACGACGACCAGATCGTCCCGTACAAGGACGCCGCGCTGAAGCAGCACGAGCTGCTCAGCGACTCGACCCTCAAGATCTACGAGGGATTCCCGCACGGCATGCTGACCACGCATGCGGATGTCATCAACCCCGACATCCTCGCCTTCATCCAGCAGTAG
- a CDS encoding sugar O-acetyltransferase, translated as MTLTDLLAALNAGETITGNSPGHAVMHETSQEALRIAGELNSGYHPPARVRELLAELTGADIDETVTLFPPFTADFGKNITLGRRVFINSGCRFQDQGGISIGDDSLIGHNAVIATLQHGLQPSRRADLIPSPVVIGSNVWLGANVTVLPGVTIGDDSVIGAGSVVTKDIPRGVIAVGSPARVIRAIEEQS; from the coding sequence ATGACTCTCACCGACCTCCTCGCCGCCCTGAACGCGGGGGAGACCATCACCGGCAACTCCCCGGGACACGCGGTCATGCATGAGACCAGCCAGGAAGCCCTCCGCATCGCCGGTGAGCTGAACAGCGGCTATCACCCGCCCGCCCGTGTCCGAGAGCTCCTCGCAGAGCTGACCGGCGCGGACATCGATGAGACGGTGACGCTCTTCCCGCCGTTCACCGCCGACTTCGGCAAGAACATCACGCTCGGCAGACGCGTCTTCATCAACTCCGGCTGCCGATTCCAGGACCAGGGCGGCATCTCGATCGGCGACGACAGCCTCATCGGCCACAACGCCGTCATCGCGACCCTTCAGCACGGCCTGCAGCCCAGCCGACGAGCCGACCTCATCCCCTCACCGGTCGTCATCGGCAGCAACGTCTGGCTGGGCGCCAACGTCACCGTCCTTCCCGGGGTGACCATCGGCGACGACTCCGTCATCGGCGCCGGCTCCGTCGTCACCAAGGACATCCCCCGCGGGGTCATCGCCGTCGGCTCACCGGCTCGCGTCATCCGCGCCATCGAGGAGCAGTCGTAG
- a CDS encoding helix-turn-helix transcriptional regulator, with translation MDNRAEVREFLMTRRARLSPADVGMVAGTNRRVAGLRRSEVAMLADVSVDYYAKLERGDIAGASSAVLESLARALLLDETERMHLFDLARAADGIPTSGRNRRRATTQQPARPALQHTLHAITGGPAFVRDRHQNLVATNTLGAAFYAPVIGAGGRTPNLARFQFLDPASRDFYPDWDLFARMCVGIMRVEAGRHPHDRVLQDLVGELTTRSDTFARLWSAHDVRTHGSGTKRFRHPIVGDLTLVYEELTVTADDGLSLLIYTAEPGSPSAERLQLLASWSATAPASVRPPE, from the coding sequence ATGGACAACAGAGCCGAGGTGCGCGAGTTCCTCATGACGCGACGCGCGCGGCTCTCACCCGCCGATGTCGGGATGGTCGCCGGAACGAATCGACGCGTCGCAGGTCTCCGCCGATCCGAGGTCGCGATGCTCGCCGACGTGAGCGTCGACTACTACGCCAAGCTCGAACGCGGGGACATCGCGGGCGCGTCTTCCGCCGTGCTCGAGTCACTCGCCCGGGCTCTGCTCCTCGATGAGACCGAGCGGATGCACCTGTTCGACCTCGCTCGCGCGGCCGACGGCATCCCGACGTCGGGGCGCAACCGTCGGCGCGCCACGACGCAGCAGCCCGCCCGCCCGGCATTGCAGCACACCCTCCACGCGATCACCGGCGGCCCCGCGTTCGTCCGCGACCGCCACCAGAACCTCGTCGCCACGAATACGCTCGGCGCAGCGTTCTACGCACCCGTGATCGGCGCGGGCGGGAGGACACCGAATCTGGCGCGCTTCCAGTTCCTCGACCCCGCATCGCGCGACTTCTACCCCGACTGGGACCTGTTCGCCCGGATGTGCGTCGGCATCATGCGCGTCGAAGCCGGACGACACCCGCACGACCGCGTCCTCCAGGATCTGGTCGGCGAGCTCACCACCCGAAGCGACACGTTCGCCCGGCTCTGGTCCGCACACGACGTGAGGACGCACGGGTCAGGCACCAAGCGCTTCCGTCACCCGATCGTCGGCGACCTCACCCTCGTGTACGAAGAGCTCACCGTCACGGCCGATGACGGCCTCAGCCTGCTCATCTACACCGCCGAACCGGGATCGCCCTCGGCAGAACGACTCCAGCTGCTCGCGAGCTGGTCGGCCACGGCTCCCGCATCCGTGAGGCCGCCCGAATGA
- a CDS encoding sensor histidine kinase — translation MNGSEDRDPETRSRWLTPLVFGIAVFLGLWVTVTPDAASGRGAQLAWGAIAVTGLMVGSRLPVLAVVVTAAATSFAWLVGVTADPFVLTGFAVFRLAEMRGGRRFPWWMFAGAFVVVVASAILSVEDTEDRARGMLLSALVLSVAWVLGARTREVRREAAARSRAEERLRLARDVHDVLSHSLGTIGVHAGVAAHVTALGADELREALRGIESDARSSLSELSTLLRRERSDLEPDDVVSSPLSSLLAGVARTAEKAGLSVHLDVGDDIDALPADVRTTLLRIVQEALTNVVRHASASSVTVGLRISSDEVTIGVADDGQGARGEISLGNGLTGVRERAVLLGGRADFTSSTSGFTVSATVPLRRRSAGVRG, via the coding sequence GTGAACGGGAGTGAGGATCGCGATCCCGAGACTCGGTCGCGGTGGCTGACGCCCCTGGTCTTCGGGATCGCGGTGTTCCTGGGACTCTGGGTGACCGTCACGCCCGACGCTGCGAGTGGACGCGGGGCTCAGCTCGCATGGGGCGCGATCGCCGTCACCGGCCTCATGGTCGGATCGCGTCTGCCGGTCCTCGCGGTGGTCGTCACCGCAGCGGCGACCTCTTTCGCGTGGCTGGTCGGAGTGACTGCCGATCCGTTCGTGTTGACAGGATTCGCGGTGTTCAGGCTTGCCGAGATGCGTGGAGGACGCAGGTTTCCGTGGTGGATGTTCGCCGGTGCGTTCGTCGTGGTGGTCGCGTCCGCGATCCTCTCTGTCGAGGACACCGAAGATCGCGCTCGGGGGATGCTGCTGAGTGCACTGGTGCTGTCCGTCGCGTGGGTGCTGGGCGCGCGGACACGAGAGGTCCGGCGCGAGGCCGCAGCGCGGTCGCGGGCGGAGGAGCGACTTCGTCTGGCACGCGATGTGCACGATGTGCTGTCTCACTCTCTGGGTACGATCGGCGTGCATGCGGGTGTCGCCGCCCACGTCACCGCACTCGGCGCCGACGAACTGCGCGAAGCGCTCCGCGGTATCGAGAGCGATGCGCGGTCCTCGCTGTCCGAGTTGAGCACCCTCCTGAGGCGGGAGCGGTCGGACCTCGAGCCGGACGACGTGGTGTCGAGCCCCCTCTCCTCGCTGCTTGCGGGCGTTGCTCGGACGGCTGAGAAGGCCGGTCTGTCCGTGCACCTCGACGTGGGAGACGACATCGATGCGCTTCCCGCCGATGTGCGGACGACACTGCTCCGGATCGTTCAGGAGGCGCTGACGAACGTCGTCCGCCATGCCTCGGCGTCCTCTGTGACTGTGGGGCTCCGCATCTCCTCCGACGAGGTGACGATCGGCGTCGCGGATGACGGCCAGGGCGCACGGGGCGAGATCAGCCTCGGGAACGGCTTGACCGGTGTGCGCGAGAGAGCCGTGCTGCTGGGTGGCAGAGCAGATTTCACCTCCTCGACCTCCGGATTCACGGTGTCCGCGACGGTGCCGCTGCGAAGACGCTCGGCGGGAGTCCGCGGATGA